Proteins from one Camelina sativa cultivar DH55 chromosome 8, Cs, whole genome shotgun sequence genomic window:
- the LOC104706255 gene encoding uncharacterized protein LOC104706255 produces MAEAKMVFMTEAASPPSSGPRISFSADLSSSDSDGDYICINPVNLIVGKEEKDKTNLVKAGDFEFLSENVTSNQTMLTADELFCEGKLLPFWQVKHSEKLKNVNLKTKVEVEEEEEDHKVVRDEVVHHTKEQENNNNNNNRGSWFLDDDPSPRPPKCTVLWKELLRLKKQRTTTTTTVSSTRVSSLSPSSSSSSTSSSSSSIGDAVKKEEREKEGKRGKKGLERTRSVTMRIRPMIHVPVCTPSKSSAPLPPLFPLRLHKNRVERRT; encoded by the coding sequence ATGGCGGAAGCTAAGATGGTTTTCATGACTGAGGCGGCGTCACCACCGTCGTCAGGACCACGTATCTCCTTCTCAGCGGATTTGTCATCATCAGATAGCGACGGAGATTACATCTGTATCAACCCTGTGAACCTCATTGTcggcaaagaagaaaaagacaagacGAACTTGGTGAAAGCTGGAGACTTTGAGTTTCTGTCTGAAAACGTAACGAGTAACCAAACGATGCTTACCGCCGACGAGTTGTTCTGTGAAGGAAAGTTACTTCCTTTCTGGCAGGTAAAGCATTCAGAGAAGCTTAAAAACGTCAACttgaaaacaaaagttgaagtcgaagaagaagaagaagatcataaaGTAGTGAGAGATGAGGTTGTTCATCACACCAAGGAGCaggagaacaacaacaacaacaacaacagaggaaGCTGGTTTCTTGACGACGACCCTTCTCCACGTCCACCAAAGTGCACTGTGCTGTGGAAAGAGCTTTTACGgctgaagaaacagaggaccACCACGACGACAACGGTTTCTTCAACGAGGGTATCGTCTCTATCGCCGTCTTCATCTTCAAGCTCGACATCGTCTTCTTCGAGCTCGATTGGGGATGCggtgaagaaggaagagagagagaaggaagggaAGAGAGGTAAGAAAGGGTTAGAGAGGACGAGATCTGTGACTATGAGGATAAGACCAATGATTCATGTTCCTGTTTGTACTCCTTCTA